The Amyelois transitella isolate CPQ chromosome Z, ilAmyTran1.1, whole genome shotgun sequence genome contains a region encoding:
- the LOC106130622 gene encoding protein ABHD13 — translation MAHIEVLYHILRVVLYKLWVVTTLTLFSCLLIYWFYGFFTAITIFICGISGILYSAQDLLLYYPNDPPDSRAFVLQPSNYKLPYESIKIINRDGFKIHMFLIKQPNNSNHRPTMLFFHGNAGNMGQRLSNASGFYHKLNINILMLEYRGYGLSEGSPSEKGLYSDAQCAMDYILQRSDVDTSKIILFGRSLGGAIAIDLASRVEYRSRIWAMIVENTFTSIPEMARIILKWRCLLYLPEFCHKNKYLSIKKINQVLTPSLFICGSNDALVPPSMAKELYVKCGAMCKKLVVMPGGGHDDTWTCRDYYNSIEQFLANVPSLPDNVGPYFDHMSKDPANRHTLVHTV, via the exons ATGGCTCATATAGAAGTGTTGTATCACATTCTGAGAGTggttttatacaaattatggGTAGTGACCACACTgactttattttcatgtttacttatttactgGTTCTATGGATTTTTCACCGCAATCACAATCTTTATCTGTGGCATATCtg ggATACTGTACAGCGCTCAGGATCTGCTTCTATATTATCCCAACGACCCGCCCGACTCGCGAGCATTTGTCCTACAACCAAGCAACTACAAGCTTCCTTACGAGAGCATCAAGATAATCAACAGGGATGGTTTCAAAATCCACATGTTCCTGATTAAACAACCCAACAATAGTAACCATCGTCCAACCATGCTTTTTTTTCATGGCAATGCGGGCAATATGGGGCAAAG ATTATCCAACGCTTCCGGTTTCTACCACAAACTGAACATAAACATACTGATGCTGGAGTATCGAGGGTATGGTCTGTCTGAGGGCTCCCCGTCTGAGAAGGGCTTGTACTCTGATGCTCAGTGTGCTATGGACTATATACTGCAGAGGTCTGATGTTGATACCTCCAAGATCATTCTATTTGGCAGGTCGTTAG GAGGGGCGATAGCCATAGACTTGGCTTCGAGGGTGGAATACCGCAGCAGGATCTGGGCCATGATCGTGGAGAACACGTTCACCAGCATCCCGGAAATGGCGCGGATCATACTGAAATGGCGATGTTTGCTTTATCTGCCGGAGTTCTGCCACAAGAATAAG TACCtgtcaataaagaaaataaaccaaGTACTGACGCCATCCCTCTTCATATGCGGCTCCAACGACGCCCTGGTTCCACCGTCTATGGCCAAAGAGTTGTATGTCAAATGCGGGGCTATGTGCAAGAAACTAGTGGTGATGCCCGGCGGCGGCCATGATGACACCTGGACCTGCAGGGACTATTACAACTCCATAGAACAGTTTCTGGCTAATGTACCATCTTTGCCGGACAATGTTGGCCCATACTTCGACCACATGTCAAAAGATCCCGCCAACAGGCACACGCTGGTTCATACAGTGTAA